The following proteins come from a genomic window of Gordonia westfalica:
- the rpsA gene encoding 30S ribosomal protein S1, protein MSSPTITSPQVAINDIGTAEDFLAAIDSTIKYFNDGDIVEGTIVKVDRDEVLLDIGYKTEGVIPSRELSIKHDVDPNEVVNVGDEVEALVLTKEDKEGRLILSKKRAQYERAWGTIEELKEKDEAVKGTVIEVVKGGLILDIGLRGFLPASLVEMRRVRDLQPYIGKEIEAKIIELDKNRNNVVLSRRAWLEQTQSEVRSEFLHQLQKGQVRKGVVSSIVNFGAFVDLGGVDGLVHVSELSWKHIDHPSEVVAVGDEVTVEVLDVDLDRERVSLSLKATQEDPWRQFARTHAIGQIVPGKVTKLVPFGAFVRVDEGIEGLVHISELAERHVEVPDQVVAVNDDAMVKVIDIDLERRRISLSLKQANEDYTEEFDPSKYGMADSYDEQGNYIFPEGFDAETNEWLEGFEKQREAWEARYAEAERRHKMHTAQMEKFAAAAAEAANAPTDYSSASESRGGSANTSGASSTGGSLASDEQLAALREKLSGNA, encoded by the coding sequence ATGTCGTCCCCCACGATCACCTCGCCGCAAGTAGCCATCAATGACATTGGCACTGCCGAGGACTTTCTCGCCGCCATCGACTCCACGATCAAGTACTTCAACGATGGTGACATCGTGGAAGGAACCATCGTCAAGGTCGATCGGGACGAGGTTCTGCTCGACATCGGTTACAAGACCGAAGGCGTCATTCCCTCTCGCGAACTGTCGATCAAGCACGATGTTGACCCCAACGAGGTCGTCAACGTCGGTGACGAGGTCGAGGCCCTGGTCCTCACCAAAGAGGACAAAGAAGGCCGCCTGATCCTCTCCAAGAAGCGTGCGCAGTACGAGCGGGCTTGGGGCACCATCGAGGAGCTCAAGGAGAAGGACGAGGCCGTCAAGGGCACCGTCATCGAGGTCGTCAAGGGCGGCCTGATCCTGGACATCGGCCTGCGCGGCTTCCTCCCGGCATCGCTCGTGGAGATGCGTCGCGTCCGCGACCTCCAGCCGTACATCGGCAAGGAGATCGAGGCCAAGATCATCGAGCTCGACAAGAACCGCAACAACGTGGTCCTGTCGCGTCGCGCGTGGCTCGAGCAGACCCAGTCCGAGGTCCGCAGCGAGTTCCTGCACCAGCTGCAGAAGGGCCAGGTCCGCAAGGGCGTCGTGTCCTCGATCGTCAACTTCGGTGCGTTCGTCGATCTCGGCGGCGTCGACGGTCTGGTCCACGTCTCCGAGCTGTCCTGGAAGCACATCGATCACCCGTCCGAGGTCGTCGCCGTGGGCGACGAGGTCACCGTCGAGGTCCTCGACGTCGATCTGGACCGCGAGCGTGTTTCGCTGTCGCTCAAGGCCACTCAGGAAGACCCGTGGCGTCAGTTCGCCCGTACCCATGCGATCGGTCAGATCGTCCCGGGCAAGGTCACCAAGCTGGTGCCGTTCGGTGCGTTCGTCCGCGTCGACGAGGGCATCGAGGGCCTGGTCCACATCTCCGAGCTGGCCGAGCGCCACGTCGAGGTGCCGGATCAGGTTGTCGCCGTCAACGACGATGCGATGGTCAAGGTCATCGACATCGACCTCGAGCGTCGTCGTATCTCGCTGAGCCTCAAGCAGGCCAACGAGGACTACACCGAGGAGTTCGACCCCTCGAAGTACGGTATGGCCGACAGCTACGACGAGCAGGGCAACTACATCTTCCCCGAGGGCTTCGACGCCGAGACCAACGAATGGCTCGAAGGCTTCGAGAAGCAGCGTGAGGCATGGGAGGCCCGGTACGCCGAGGCCGAGCGTCGCCACAAGATGCACACCGCCCAGATGGAGAAGTTCGCCGCTGCCGCAGCCGAGGCCGCCAACGCCCCGACCGACTACTCGTCGGCTTCGGAGAGCCGTGGTGGCTCGGCGAACACCAGTGGTGCTTCGTCCACCGGTGGTTCGCTGGCCAGCGACGAGCAGCTCGCCGCTCTGCGCGAGAAGCTCTCGGGCAACGCCTGA
- a CDS encoding 2'-5' RNA ligase family protein, with translation MAHSIELLPDNDTDAWVRRRWSALADVGLPSAQRVRSDTNRPHVTLLAARHIASAADAALGPAGQRLPMKCIIGAPVVFGHGSRHTLALLVVPSTELLSLHAQVARTVRGHTVDPDDTEAGAENPSTFAHVDPGAWTPHITLARRLTSAQVGEALVALESLGKPDRMCTFTALRRWDPDARTEHVVAGRAC, from the coding sequence GTGGCACATTCGATCGAGTTGTTACCCGACAACGACACCGACGCCTGGGTGCGGCGCCGCTGGTCAGCGCTCGCCGACGTCGGTCTTCCCAGTGCGCAGCGCGTGCGGTCGGACACCAACCGTCCGCACGTCACCCTGTTGGCGGCGCGCCACATCGCGTCCGCCGCCGACGCCGCCCTCGGTCCCGCCGGCCAACGTCTACCGATGAAGTGCATCATCGGGGCGCCCGTCGTGTTCGGTCACGGCTCCCGTCACACCCTTGCACTGCTCGTCGTACCCAGCACCGAGTTGCTGTCGCTCCACGCCCAGGTGGCCCGCACGGTTCGCGGCCACACCGTCGACCCTGACGACACCGAGGCGGGCGCGGAGAATCCGAGCACCTTCGCGCACGTCGATCCCGGCGCCTGGACCCCGCACATCACCCTCGCCCGGCGCCTGACGTCCGCGCAGGTCGGCGAAGCGCTCGTCGCGCTCGAATCGCTCGGCAAACCGGATCGGATGTGCACCTTCACCGCGTTGCGACGCTGGGACCCCGATGCCCGGACCGAACACGTTGTGGCCGGACGGGCGTGCTGA
- the coaE gene encoding dephospho-CoA kinase yields MIRLGLTGGIGAGKSTVAKTFVERGAYIIDADKIAREVVEPGSEGLAGLVEAFGSDILAADGSLDRPALAAKAFVDEGSRKALNGITHPLIGARTQELLAAAPDDAVVVQDIPLLVENHTAPFFHLVVIVFADADVRLHRLTTMRGVDEADARARIAAQATDEQRRAVADVWLDNSGSADDLAAAAARVWDDRLVPFEANVRARRVADPVPELVAAEPNPDGPATRLVNRLWAIAGERAAAVEITDPANVELRIAARDETASAELVDLLADGGFAPVGPGVHGSCDPGRPATVRIEIA; encoded by the coding sequence GTGATCAGGCTTGGACTCACCGGTGGCATCGGCGCCGGCAAATCGACCGTGGCGAAGACCTTCGTCGAACGAGGCGCGTACATCATCGACGCGGACAAGATCGCCCGCGAGGTGGTGGAACCCGGTTCGGAAGGTCTCGCCGGGCTCGTCGAGGCCTTCGGCTCGGACATCCTGGCCGCCGACGGCAGCCTCGACCGTCCGGCTCTCGCGGCAAAGGCCTTCGTCGACGAGGGGTCGCGGAAGGCGCTCAACGGGATCACCCACCCGTTGATCGGCGCGCGCACCCAGGAACTGCTCGCGGCGGCGCCGGACGACGCCGTCGTCGTCCAGGACATCCCGCTGCTGGTGGAGAACCACACCGCGCCGTTCTTCCACCTCGTGGTGATCGTGTTCGCCGACGCCGACGTCCGACTGCATCGCCTCACGACGATGCGCGGGGTCGACGAAGCAGACGCGCGTGCTCGAATCGCGGCGCAGGCCACCGACGAGCAGCGCCGTGCGGTCGCCGACGTCTGGCTCGACAACTCCGGATCGGCCGATGACCTCGCCGCTGCCGCCGCGCGGGTCTGGGACGATCGGCTCGTACCGTTCGAGGCCAACGTCCGGGCGCGTCGGGTCGCCGATCCGGTCCCCGAACTCGTTGCCGCGGAACCGAATCCGGATGGTCCCGCGACACGTCTGGTCAACCGGCTGTGGGCGATCGCGGGTGAGCGCGCGGCCGCCGTCGAGATCACCGATCCGGCAAACGTCGAGCTGCGGATCGCCGCCCGCGACGAGACCGCGTCCGCAGAACTCGTCGACCTCCTCGCCGACGGTGGGTTCGCGCCCGTCGGCCCCGGCGTTCACGGTTCCTGCGATCCTGGGCGACCCGCGACCGTGCGGATCGAGATCGCCTGA
- the aztD gene encoding zinc metallochaperone AztD, with the protein MLSPRTTLTRSLALLAASSIALVACGDPEQATPPAESSRGPAEQQSATPRLALSYDGGILVLDAKTLDQVADLPLDGFVRLNSAGNGRHVFVSEADGFRVLDAGTWTKAHGDHGHHYTTKPSLTEMRFGGAEPGHVVVHDSRISLFSDGTGQVDIVEPAELLRGNPVATTFTVPQPHHGVAVFRGDGSVVVTRGDEESRSGIAILDKQRNEIARNDECPGVHGEAAASDGRLTFGCEDGILIVDGNNIRKVASPDPYGRIGNQAGDHGSPVVLGDYKSDEGAELERPTRFSLTDTRTGDLRLVDLGASYSFRSLERGPGGSAVILGTDGALHVFDARSGNRTARIPVIGEWAEPDEWQSPMPNVVVQDRIAYVSEPASKKIVAVDLNMGEKVGEATLPHETVELVAVTG; encoded by the coding sequence GTGCTATCACCACGGACAACTCTGACCCGTTCCCTCGCGCTGCTCGCTGCCTCCTCCATCGCGCTCGTCGCGTGCGGCGACCCCGAGCAGGCGACCCCGCCCGCCGAATCGTCGCGCGGACCCGCGGAACAGCAAAGCGCGACACCACGACTCGCACTCAGCTACGACGGCGGAATCCTCGTGCTCGACGCGAAGACGCTCGATCAGGTCGCCGACCTTCCCCTCGACGGATTCGTCCGGCTGAACAGTGCGGGCAACGGGCGGCACGTCTTCGTCTCCGAGGCCGACGGGTTCCGGGTCCTCGACGCCGGGACCTGGACGAAGGCGCACGGCGACCACGGGCATCACTACACGACCAAGCCCTCGCTCACCGAGATGCGTTTCGGTGGAGCGGAACCCGGGCATGTCGTGGTCCACGACTCACGCATCAGCCTGTTCAGCGACGGCACCGGACAGGTCGACATCGTCGAACCCGCCGAACTGCTCCGCGGCAATCCGGTGGCCACCACGTTCACCGTCCCGCAACCCCATCACGGTGTGGCGGTGTTCCGCGGCGACGGTTCGGTTGTCGTCACACGCGGCGACGAGGAATCGCGGAGCGGCATTGCGATCCTGGACAAGCAGCGGAACGAGATCGCCCGCAATGACGAGTGTCCCGGCGTCCACGGCGAGGCCGCCGCGTCCGACGGTCGCCTGACCTTCGGCTGCGAAGACGGCATCCTGATCGTCGACGGCAACAACATCCGCAAGGTGGCCAGCCCGGATCCATACGGCCGCATCGGGAACCAGGCCGGCGACCACGGTTCCCCGGTTGTGCTGGGGGATTACAAGAGCGACGAGGGCGCCGAACTCGAACGGCCGACACGCTTCTCGCTCACCGACACCCGAACGGGCGACCTCCGACTGGTCGACCTCGGCGCCTCCTACAGCTTCCGGTCGCTCGAACGTGGCCCCGGCGGGTCCGCGGTGATCCTCGGGACCGACGGCGCGCTACACGTCTTCGACGCGCGATCCGGGAACCGCACCGCCCGCATCCCGGTGATCGGGGAGTGGGCCGAACCCGACGAATGGCAGTCGCCGATGCCCAATGTCGTGGTGCAGGACCGCATCGCGTATGTCAGTGAACCCGCGTCGAAGAAGATCGTCGCGGTCGATCTGAACATGGGCGAGAAGGTCGGCGAGGCCACCCTGCCGCACGAGACCGTCGAACTCGTCGCGGTCACCGGCTGA
- a CDS encoding DUF402 domain-containing protein has protein sequence MTSNSGPVTTAPAAPHSMHPPKREVFDVPAMTNTDNKGFVREVEEYRVTDYGLYMSRPAPGHPRFDHLESWLLPSLGLRANIFHYQGGFRANQRLYLDIGRFSGPDERGRWYAEDWYLDLVDVPGSPLELIDVDEVFEAHRCGLLDSDQCVQAVEIATRALVGAAAHGNDVQAWLDDAVGGVVFFRDHRPDHGW, from the coding sequence ATGACGAGCAACAGCGGTCCCGTGACGACCGCGCCGGCCGCACCCCACTCGATGCACCCGCCCAAGCGGGAGGTCTTCGATGTGCCCGCGATGACGAACACCGACAACAAGGGATTCGTCCGGGAGGTCGAGGAATACCGAGTCACCGACTACGGCCTCTACATGTCGCGCCCCGCGCCCGGGCATCCGAGGTTCGACCATCTCGAATCATGGCTTCTCCCCTCATTGGGGTTGCGCGCCAACATTTTCCACTACCAGGGCGGCTTTCGGGCGAATCAGCGCCTCTACCTCGACATCGGGCGGTTCTCCGGCCCCGACGAGCGCGGCCGGTGGTACGCCGAGGACTGGTATCTCGACCTCGTCGACGTTCCGGGATCACCGCTGGAACTCATCGACGTCGACGAGGTCTTCGAAGCGCACCGGTGCGGACTCCTCGACAGCGACCAGTGCGTGCAGGCCGTCGAGATCGCGACCCGCGCGCTCGTCGGGGCAGCCGCGCACGGCAACGACGTACAGGCCTGGCTCGACGACGCGGTCGGCGGCGTGGTGTTCTTCCGAGACCACCGCCCCGATCACGGGTGGTGA
- the uvrB gene encoding excinuclease ABC subunit UvrB, producing MAFAAERPVLAHSEFRPIGEIERTEARLEVVSEYEPAGDQPAAIKDLTERIQAGEKDIVLLGATGTGKSATTAWLIEQVQRPTLVMAPNKTLAAQLANELREMLPNNAVEYFVSYYDYYQPEAYIAQTDTYIEKDSSINDDVERLRHSATSSLLSRRDVVVVASVSCIYGLGTPQSYLDRSVELEVGQEIDRDALLRLLVDVQYSRNDTAFTRGSFRVRGDTVEIIPSYEELAVRIEFFGDEVESLYYLHPLTGDVVRQVDSLRIFPATHYVAGPERMERAMASIEQELEERLADLEGKGKLLEAQRLRMRTTYDLEMMRQVGFCSGIENYSRHIDGRAAGTAPATLIDYFPDDFLLVIDESHVTVPQIGGMYEGDMSRKRNLVEYGFRLPSAVDNRPLTWDEFVDRIGQTVYLSATPGPYELGQSNGEFVEQVIRPTGLVDPQVVVKPTKGQIDDLVHEIRQRTERDERVLVTTLTKKMAEDLTDYLLELGIRVRYLHSEVDTLRRVELLRQLRSGDYDVLVGINLLREGLDLPEVSLVAILDADKEGFLRSTTSLIQTIGRAARNVSGEVHMYADKITDSMRNAIDETERRREKQIAYNKERGIDPKPLRKKIADILDQVYREAEDEAVAVGGSGRNASRGRRAQGEVSKAGSAGVIEKRDVSAMPRAELADLVSQLTDQMMSAARDLQFELAGRLRDEIADLKKELRGMDAAGIK from the coding sequence ATGGCTTTTGCAGCAGAACGCCCGGTGCTCGCGCACTCCGAGTTCCGTCCGATCGGCGAGATCGAGCGCACCGAAGCCCGCTTGGAGGTGGTCAGCGAGTACGAGCCCGCCGGTGACCAGCCCGCCGCGATCAAAGATCTGACCGAACGGATCCAGGCCGGGGAGAAGGACATCGTGCTCCTCGGTGCCACCGGTACCGGTAAGTCGGCCACCACCGCGTGGCTCATCGAGCAGGTCCAGCGCCCCACGCTGGTGATGGCCCCCAACAAGACGCTCGCCGCGCAGCTCGCGAACGAACTCCGCGAGATGCTGCCCAACAACGCGGTCGAGTACTTCGTGTCGTACTACGACTACTACCAACCCGAGGCGTACATCGCGCAGACCGACACCTACATCGAGAAGGACTCGTCGATCAACGACGACGTCGAACGACTCCGCCACTCGGCGACGTCGAGCCTGCTCTCCCGGCGTGACGTGGTGGTGGTGGCGTCGGTGTCGTGCATCTACGGCCTCGGCACGCCGCAGTCCTACCTCGACCGCTCGGTCGAGCTCGAGGTGGGCCAGGAGATCGACCGCGACGCCCTGCTGAGGCTTCTCGTCGACGTGCAGTACAGCCGCAACGACACGGCGTTCACCCGCGGCAGCTTCCGCGTCCGCGGCGACACCGTCGAGATCATCCCGTCGTACGAGGAACTCGCGGTGCGCATCGAGTTCTTCGGCGACGAGGTCGAGTCGCTCTACTATCTGCATCCGCTCACCGGTGACGTCGTCCGCCAGGTCGACTCGCTACGCATCTTCCCGGCCACCCACTACGTCGCCGGTCCGGAGCGGATGGAACGCGCGATGGCCTCGATCGAACAGGAACTCGAGGAGCGGCTCGCCGATCTCGAGGGAAAGGGCAAGCTCCTCGAGGCCCAGCGCCTGCGGATGCGGACCACCTACGACCTCGAGATGATGCGGCAGGTCGGATTCTGCTCGGGTATCGAGAACTACTCCCGGCACATCGACGGTCGCGCGGCGGGAACCGCGCCCGCGACGCTGATCGACTACTTCCCGGACGACTTCCTCCTGGTCATCGACGAGTCGCATGTGACCGTGCCGCAGATCGGCGGCATGTACGAGGGCGACATGTCCCGCAAGCGCAACCTCGTCGAGTACGGCTTCCGTCTCCCGTCGGCCGTCGACAACCGGCCGCTGACCTGGGACGAGTTCGTCGACCGCATCGGCCAGACCGTCTACCTCTCGGCGACACCGGGACCGTATGAACTCGGACAGTCCAACGGTGAGTTCGTCGAGCAGGTCATCCGCCCGACGGGTCTGGTCGACCCGCAGGTGGTGGTCAAACCGACCAAGGGGCAGATCGACGACCTGGTCCACGAGATCCGCCAGCGCACCGAGCGCGACGAGCGCGTCCTCGTCACGACGCTCACCAAGAAGATGGCCGAGGATCTCACCGACTACCTGCTGGAACTCGGAATCCGGGTGCGGTACCTGCACTCCGAGGTCGACACGTTGCGTCGCGTCGAGCTGCTGCGCCAGCTGCGTTCGGGTGACTACGACGTCCTCGTCGGCATCAACCTCCTCCGCGAGGGCCTCGACCTCCCGGAGGTGTCGCTCGTCGCGATCCTCGACGCAGACAAGGAGGGGTTCCTGCGCAGCACCACCTCGCTGATCCAGACCATCGGCCGTGCGGCCCGCAACGTGTCGGGTGAGGTGCACATGTACGCCGACAAGATCACCGACTCGATGCGCAACGCGATCGACGAGACGGAGCGCCGCCGCGAGAAGCAGATCGCCTACAACAAGGAACGCGGCATCGACCCGAAGCCGTTGCGCAAGAAGATCGCCGACATCCTCGACCAGGTGTACCGCGAGGCCGAGGACGAGGCCGTCGCGGTGGGCGGTTCGGGACGCAACGCGAGCCGCGGCCGCCGGGCGCAGGGTGAGGTGTCGAAGGCCGGCAGTGCGGGCGTGATCGAGAAGCGCGATGTCTCGGCGATGCCGCGCGCCGAGCTGGCCGACCTGGTGTCGCAGCTGACCGATCAGATGATGAGCGCGGCCCGGGACCTGCAGTTCGAGCTGGCGGGCCGCCTGCGCGACGAGATCGCCGACCTGAAGAAGGAGCTCCGCGGAATGGACGCGGCGGGCATCAAATAG
- a CDS encoding TetR/AcrR family transcriptional regulator, whose protein sequence is MSTADDARTLVRLLWRGRGEPETPRRGPRQRVTVDEIVGKAVTLADERGLTAVSMRALAAELGVGPMTLYTYVPTRDVLVALMVDHVAGDPVPEPGSTVRESLAQVARHLRAEYLAHPWLIDANPWRQVLGPRRLARYERQLELLEPLDISDLDRDHILGLLSAFVTGNAREALAADAAVTDSGMTDVEWWEVVAPELDAVIPKGGFPLADRVGTVAGEHHQAPGSPDEVFDFGLTRLLDGLVPLIGDV, encoded by the coding sequence GTGTCGACCGCTGATGATGCCCGAACCCTCGTTCGGCTGCTATGGCGTGGACGTGGGGAGCCGGAGACACCCAGACGCGGTCCGCGACAACGGGTCACCGTCGACGAGATCGTCGGCAAGGCGGTCACCCTCGCCGACGAGCGTGGACTGACCGCGGTGTCGATGCGGGCACTCGCCGCCGAGCTCGGCGTCGGTCCGATGACTCTCTACACCTACGTGCCCACCCGAGACGTCCTGGTCGCGCTCATGGTGGACCATGTCGCCGGCGACCCGGTGCCGGAGCCGGGATCGACGGTCCGGGAGTCGCTCGCGCAGGTCGCACGTCATCTGCGCGCGGAGTACCTGGCGCATCCCTGGTTGATCGACGCCAATCCGTGGCGGCAGGTTCTCGGTCCGCGTCGTCTAGCCCGCTACGAACGGCAGCTCGAATTGCTCGAGCCGCTTGACATCTCGGACCTCGACCGTGACCACATCCTCGGTCTCCTGTCCGCCTTCGTGACCGGCAACGCCCGGGAGGCCCTGGCTGCCGACGCCGCGGTGACCGACAGCGGCATGACCGACGTCGAGTGGTGGGAGGTCGTCGCACCCGAGCTCGACGCGGTGATCCCCAAAGGCGGGTTCCCTCTCGCGGATCGCGTGGGAACCGTTGCAGGCGAACATCATCAGGCGCCAGGGTCCCCTGACGAGGTGTTCGATTTCGGCCTGACGCGACTGCTCGACGGGTTGGTGCCGCTCATCGGGGACGTCTGA